GATAATTCCAGGTATGGCATTTTTATCATTAATATATTACAAAAAGAAAAGGAATTGGATTATACTATTTTATAGTATTTTGTTGATTTTATCCATATTGCCATTTTTCGTTGGAAGTCCTTTTAAATGGATCCATTATTGGATCTTCTTTAATTTGCCAATAGGTCCAGCTTTTAGAACATGGAGAATCTCTGATGCATATATAGCTTTATCATTAAGTGTATTAACAGCATTTTCCCTATATCACATACTTGAAAAATTATATAAAAAAAGAAAATATATTATTTCTATTGTAATTTCAACAATTCTTTTCGTATTTTGTGTTTATTCCTGGCCTCTACTAACTGGTGACGTAAATGGACTTCTGTCATTAGTCAAAGTTCCTAATGAATATTTTGAAACCTATAGTTTTCTATCAAATCAGCTAGAGAATTTTAGGGTTATATATATCCCAGAGTTTACTTACTCTTATGGTCGGGAAACGAATCTAAAACCGTTTTGGAGTTCTAAATGTGGGATGATTCAGGAATTTTTGACTTTTTCTTCACCTAAACCAACATTTTGGCCAAATTTGCATTGGAGTCAATATTATGAATTCACATTATCTCCATATTACCACTCTTTATTAACAACAGGAGATACAAACACATTATCACATTTCTTAGGATGGGTCAATATCAAATATGTTGTGGTTCATAACGACATACCCACAATAGAGAAGAAAATTACAAAATGTATACAGTCGTTAAATAATTCGACAAATTTTAAACTAACATTCCATGATAATTTCATATATGTCTTTGAAAATAAACTTGCTAAAGGGGAAATATATGCTCCATCTAAGTTAATATTGGTAGATGGAGGATATAGAGCAGTTAAAAAGTTTTACAACTCAATCTTAAATGATTTAGATACTTATGGCTTCATATTTATAGATCAAAAGACTTCACCAGAATTGATAAAAGGAACTCAGATCATACTAACTGACAAATCCAAAGATCAGCTAATGAATGATTTAGCATTTGTAGAAATCCTACAAAAATTTTCAAATTATGTAATATATCCATACAATTATGTAATTGAGCACAAACCCAAAAGTAAATGGTCAAGAGTATCTTTCTTGGATGCAGAAAATCAAATATGGCATCCTTATGTTAATTGGAAAAATTATGCATGGGATTTCGATTATATGAAAGGTGCTGTACTTACAATTAACTCCAATGATAAATTTACAATCCCAATTAAGGTTGAAAACACTAATAACTACATCCTTTTAGTGAGATGTCTTGTAAGTAATAATGGTGGGGAAATCAAAGTAGATGTAGGAAATTCGTCATTTAAAGTAGAAACATTAGGAGACTACAATGGATTTCTCTGGAAAAAGATTAATTTAGGTAAATTAAATAGAGGTGAATATAATATAGCTTTTAAAAATGTCAAAGGACTTAATGCTATCAATTTGCTTGTTCTAATCCCAGAAGATGAATACTACAAAACTAAAAAAGAAATTGAAAAACTCTTACAAAATAAAACAATAATAATTTATATCTTTGAAGGAGAATATGACTTATACAGACATAATGCAAAAATAGAAAAACTTCCAGATGCAAGTAATGGGCAAGTTATAAACTTCATAAAAGATGGAAAAGCATGGCAAGAATTAGAAATAATTAAAGCGGGAACTTATAGACTAGCATTAAAAGGAAAAGAGAAATTCAAAATCAATATTGGAAATAAATCATTCATACTTAACTTAAATTCTACAAACTTCACATATTCGCCAATATTTAATCTTAGTAAAGGAAATTATGTACTAGAAATAACTCCAGTATTGACAAATAACAATAACTTAGTTAAAAATCCATCATTTGAAATTGGAGCTATTAAGTTCTGGAATTGGAAAACTAAAAAATTTAATGTAGAATTAGACAATACAACATCCTATAAAGGATATTATAGTTTAAGAGTATCAACTACCACAACGACCAAATCTTGGAGTTGGATAAGAAGTGAACCAATAGATGTTAAACCAAATAAAAAATATCTAATTATAACTCACATGAAAATATACAATGCAAATGCAAGTCATATTCCAATAGAGGGATATGTTGAAAATAAAAAACAATGGAAACAATTAGTCCAAATACCTTGTGGAGCGGTAGGAACTGGAACTTATGATTGGAGAGAATTCAGCTACATTCTCAAAATACCTGAAAATGTTACAAAGATAAGAGTAGTTTTAAACGCTGGCTGGGGTTTCAATAAAAGTAAAGGTGAAGCTGTAACTTGGTTCGACGATATAGAAATTATACCACTTGATAAAGCTCCAAAACTTGATGTTATCTGGCTCTATTCAACCAAAAACAACGAAACTATAGACCAACTCTTCCAAGTTAAAGAAAAACCAGCAGAAATAATAAACTACACCAAAATCAACCCAACTCTATGGGAAGTTCAAGTAAATGCAACAAAACCTTTCATGTTGTCATTTGCAGAATCCTACAACCCACTATGGGAAGCAAGAATTTACAAAGATGGAAAACTAATACAAAAAGTTTCCCCAGTTCCATTATATGGGGTGATAAATGGTTTCTACATAAATGAAACAGGAGACCTAAAAATAATCATTAGATATAAACCACAAGACTGGTTTGAGATTGGTTTAGCAATCTCAGGAATAACTTTCTTATTATGTGTCACTTATCTAATCTATGATTGGAGAAGGGAAAAAGGAGATAAATGGGTAATCAATTTAAATAAAAAACTAAATAACTTATTATCAAAAATTAAATTAACATAAATTTTTATTATAATAATGTTTTATCATTAGCACTCTACACAAACAACGCCAGAAGGTAAGGAAATATCATTCAAACCTTTTGCAGTTGTGAATCTTTCTATTTCTTTATTTCTTTTTAAAACGCTAATGGTTATTTTTAATTTAATGACATCAGGAGTTATTTCAATTTCAGCAATTAATTTTTTAATATGTTTTAAATCATATTTATTTAACTTAAATTTTTTTGAGGCGTCAAGTATCTCAATACCTTTTATAATTCCATTTTCTCCAATATCTAAAATAATATCATCTAAATCAATAGATTCAACATATTTTATATCCTTTGCATAAACATAAAGGGCATCAGTTTCAGCATCATAATCTAAACCTGCCTCCCCTTTAATCTCTTTATTATTTAATTTAACTTTTTTCATCACGTCTCACCCTTCTTTTTGAGGACTGCTTAAAACAAGTAATTAAACTAATTTTGTTAGGGTTTTCAGATTTAATACCTATTATTACAATTAAATCGTATCTTTCATTAATTTCATATATTAATTTAAATTTTGCTCTATCTTGTTTTATTATGCCTACAACCTCCTTTTTTAAAATAAAATCATTGATAATATCCAATTCTGGAATCCTCTCATTATGTTGCGATATAAAATGTTCAGTTTTAATTAAGTTATCTCCATCAATATTTTTTAGCATGTTTATAACATCTTCAATAGTATAATCTTTATCATCATCCAACAACACTTCATCACCTTTATAACCATATATCCCCATATATATTTAAGTTTGTTAAAACTCCAATTTCCATCAAATATGCAAATGTATTATGTTGATTAGATATTATATAATTTACTAAAGATACATCATTAAACAATCCATTATGTTGCATCAAACTTTAAAATGTAAATATGCATATTAAAAAGGAAAAGGAAACAACAACTTATTATCAAGAATTAAATTAACATAATATATTATTTTGGGTGAAAAAATGAAGTTTTTTAATAGAGAAAAAGAGATTAAAGAAATTCTATCAATTATTGAATCCGAACCAAATCTAATTTATTTTATCTATGGATCTATAAACTCTGGAAAGACTGCCCTAATTAGTGAGATAATTAACAATAGGTTGAACAAAAATAAGTATGTTGTCTTCTATATAAATTTAAGAGGAATATTTATTTCAGGATATAATGATTTTATAGAAGTCTTATTTGAAGAGTATGAGGAATCATTTATTGATAGGATTAAAAGATTATTATTATCTTTAATAAAAGACTCTCCAGATGTTGTTAAGAGTTTTTTAATAACCAAAATATCTGGTGGGGTTTTAGATAGCATTCCAATACCTAAAAACACATTAAGGGAGATATTAAAGAATAAAGAAGTTAAAAATGTATTTAGGTATATAACCAATGTTTTAATGGAGATTAAAAAAGATGGAAAGCAACCAATTTTAATAATAGATGAATTACAAAAAATAGGAGATATGAAAATAAACGGGTTTTTAATATACGAGTTGTTTAACTACTTTATTAATTTAACGAAAGAGTTGCATTTATGCCATGTTTTTTGTTTGAGTTCAGATAGCTTATTTATAGAGCAGGTTTATAATGAGGCAATGTTAGATGGTAGAGCTAAGTATTTATTAGTGGATGATTTTAATAAAGAAACTGCCTTAAAATTTATTGACTTTCTATCTGAAGAAATTTTAAATAAAAAACTCTCCGATAATGAGAAAGAGTTAATTTATTCTTATGTTGGAGGAAAACCAATTGATATAATTTATATAATTCAAAAACTTAAAAATAAGGACTTAAAGGAAATTTTAGATGAAATGCTCAGAGATGAAATTCAAAAGTTAAAGTATTTCTTAGAAGATGTTAAAGAAGAGAATGAAGAGTTTTATAATAAAGTTGTTGATGCATTAAAGATATTTAAAGAAACTTATGAAGTTGAGGATATAAGAATACCTAAAAAAGTTAGGGAATTTTTAGTCAAGAAAAATATTTTATTCTTAAATCCACAAAAGGGAACTTTAAAATCTCAAAGCTATTTAGTTTGGAATGCTATTAAAAAGGTGATTTAAATGAAATTTTTCAACAGAGAGAAAGAGATTAATGAGATTTTAAATATTTTAAATAGAGAACCTGATGATATTTATTTTATCTACGGCTCTATAAATTCAGGAAAGACAACCTTAATAAAACATATTATAGAAAATAAACTAAACGACAATTATAAAATCTTTTACATCAACTTCAGAACTTATTTAATCTCAGAGAAAAGAGAGTTTATTGAAGCCATCTTCACGACAAAAAAAGATGATTTCTTTGAAAAAATAAAGGATAAATCAGAGGTTTTAAAGTTAATAACCAAAGGAGCTAAGATTTTAACCGGCATTCCAATTCCTGAGATTGAATTTGATAAACTATTTGAGGAGAAGATAAACGATGCCTTTCAATACTTAAATAGTTTATTATTAGTTGTTAAAAATAGCGGAAAACAGCCAATTTTAATATTTGATGAACTCCAGATGATTAAAGATGTTGTTTTAAATGGACAAAAATATTTATTAAAAGAATTATTCCAATTCTTAGTCTCATTAACTAAAGAACAACATCTATGCCATGTTTTTTGCTTAAGTTCTGATAGTTTATTTATTGAATATGTTTATAACACAGGAGAGTTAAAAGACAGGGCTGATTATATTTTAGTAGATGACTTTGATAAACAAACAGCGATAAGGTTCATGGATTTTTTAGCTAAAGAAAATAATATTAAACTCTCTGATGATGATAAGGAATTAATCTATAGCTATGTTGGTGGGAAGCCAAAACTTATTGTTAAAGTTATGAATAAATTAGATACCATAAGTTTAAATGAGATTTTAAATTCGATGTTAAAAGATGAAATCT
The nucleotide sequence above comes from Methanotorris formicicus Mc-S-70. Encoded proteins:
- a CDS encoding carbohydrate binding domain-containing protein → MVIPENAPLYLDNYLKSTIGPGFYSWNMFLSTPMWGLEFLSFRFFFWIIGILLNLNVTQIVILERLLFQFFSFLGVFILLRYYLTEIMKNKNIKIVYLSSFIAGLFYSMNPSFWVGDSFWIGIQFSFTTLPWIIWSFSKVVLNKNWKYLIICALLMATNTDEHFLWAGFPIILLLYAWFIFLVKILKEKKIDIYTILSPFLIILIFILLNIHKLIIKPNNFSSYTYALTKEGLDICWMQATILNMLRAMSHMSLPNQYFIKSFLFNFLNSLMPITLIIPGMAFLSLIYYKKKRNWIILFYSILLILSILPFFVGSPFKWIHYWIFFNLPIGPAFRTWRISDAYIALSLSVLTAFSLYHILEKLYKKRKYIISIVISTILFVFCVYSWPLLTGDVNGLLSLVKVPNEYFETYSFLSNQLENFRVIYIPEFTYSYGRETNLKPFWSSKCGMIQEFLTFSSPKPTFWPNLHWSQYYEFTLSPYYHSLLTTGDTNTLSHFLGWVNIKYVVVHNDIPTIEKKITKCIQSLNNSTNFKLTFHDNFIYVFENKLAKGEIYAPSKLILVDGGYRAVKKFYNSILNDLDTYGFIFIDQKTSPELIKGTQIILTDKSKDQLMNDLAFVEILQKFSNYVIYPYNYVIEHKPKSKWSRVSFLDAENQIWHPYVNWKNYAWDFDYMKGAVLTINSNDKFTIPIKVENTNNYILLVRCLVSNNGGEIKVDVGNSSFKVETLGDYNGFLWKKINLGKLNRGEYNIAFKNVKGLNAINLLVLIPEDEYYKTKKEIEKLLQNKTIIIYIFEGEYDLYRHNAKIEKLPDASNGQVINFIKDGKAWQELEIIKAGTYRLALKGKEKFKINIGNKSFILNLNSTNFTYSPIFNLSKGNYVLEITPVLTNNNNLVKNPSFEIGAIKFWNWKTKKFNVELDNTTSYKGYYSLRVSTTTTTKSWSWIRSEPIDVKPNKKYLIITHMKIYNANASHIPIEGYVENKKQWKQLVQIPCGAVGTGTYDWREFSYILKIPENVTKIRVVLNAGWGFNKSKGEAVTWFDDIEIIPLDKAPKLDVIWLYSTKNNETIDQLFQVKEKPAEIINYTKINPTLWEVQVNATKPFMLSFAESYNPLWEARIYKDGKLIQKVSPVPLYGVINGFYINETGDLKIIIRYKPQDWFEIGLAISGITFLLCVTYLIYDWRREKGDKWVINLNKKLNNLLSKIKLT
- a CDS encoding ATP-binding protein; the protein is MKFFNREKEIKEILSIIESEPNLIYFIYGSINSGKTALISEIINNRLNKNKYVVFYINLRGIFISGYNDFIEVLFEEYEESFIDRIKRLLLSLIKDSPDVVKSFLITKISGGVLDSIPIPKNTLREILKNKEVKNVFRYITNVLMEIKKDGKQPILIIDELQKIGDMKINGFLIYELFNYFINLTKELHLCHVFCLSSDSLFIEQVYNEAMLDGRAKYLLVDDFNKETALKFIDFLSEEILNKKLSDNEKELIYSYVGGKPIDIIYIIQKLKNKDLKEILDEMLRDEIQKLKYFLEDVKEENEEFYNKVVDALKIFKETYEVEDIRIPKKVREFLVKKNILFLNPQKGTLKSQSYLVWNAIKKVI
- a CDS encoding DUF2283 domain-containing protein, translated to MKKVKLNNKEIKGEAGLDYDAETDALYVYAKDIKYVESIDLDDIILDIGENGIIKGIEILDASKKFKLNKYDLKHIKKLIAEIEITPDVIKLKITISVLKRNKEIERFTTAKGLNDISLPSGVVCVEC
- a CDS encoding ATP-binding protein → MKFFNREKEINEILNILNREPDDIYFIYGSINSGKTTLIKHIIENKLNDNYKIFYINFRTYLISEKREFIEAIFTTKKDDFFEKIKDKSEVLKLITKGAKILTGIPIPEIEFDKLFEEKINDAFQYLNSLLLVVKNSGKQPILIFDELQMIKDVVLNGQKYLLKELFQFLVSLTKEQHLCHVFCLSSDSLFIEYVYNTGELKDRADYILVDDFDKQTAIRFMDFLAKENNIKLSDDDKELIYSYVGGKPKLIVKVMNKLDTISLNEILNSMLKDEISKLDMLLEILDYSKPKIEIGDEIIEIKKEDITNALKLFKNNYEISKKEIPTPVYIYLIKENILFLNPIEGTLKPQSYLVWNAIKKIL